In the Streptomyces sp. 3214.6 genome, ACGTGCGGCCGGTTAGCGTCCGTGCAGCCGTCGTACAGGGGACGTCCAAGACCTCTCCAACGTTCGCCGGCCGTCAGGAGCGGGCGGGCTTGCCGCGGTCGCGGACCAGGCCGGCACCGGCCCCGAGGGAGACGACGCCCATGCCGACGGCGGTCAGCACACCCTGCGATCCGTCGACCGCGAACCGATGGTGTAGGCAGGTACACCGTGACGAACGGGACGTGGGGGACGGGCGAGGCGCTGCTCGCCGGGATCGTGCTGCTGGGGTCGGGCGTGCAGTGGCTGACCGGGATGGGCTTCGCGCTGGTGGCCGTCCCCGCGCTGGTGCTGCTGCTGGGCCCGGCCCAGGGGGTGGTCCTGGCGAACTGCGCGGCGGGCGTGATCAGCGTGGTGGGTCTGGCGGGCGGCTGGCGTCGGGTACGTCCGGCGGCGATGGTCCCGTTGTGTGTGGCCGCCGCCTGCACGGTCCCGGCGGGCTCCTGGCTGACCCGCCGGCTCCCGGAGCCCGTCCTGCTGCTGGTGATGGGCGCGCTGGTGACGGTGGCCGTCGTGCTCGTCATGCGGGGCGCGCGGATACCCGCCCTGCGTGGCGCCCGGGGCGCGGTCGTGGCCGGCGCGGCGGGCGGCTTCATGAACTCGGCGGCGGGCGTCGGCGGCCCCCCGGTCTCCCTGTACGCCGTCAACGCGGGCTGGACGGTACGGGAGTTCGTGCCGAACGCGCAGTTCTACGGCGTCGTCGTGAACGCCTTCTCGGTGGCGGCGAACGGGGTGCCGAAGCTGG is a window encoding:
- a CDS encoding sulfite exporter TauE/SafE family protein, which produces MTNGTWGTGEALLAGIVLLGSGVQWLTGMGFALVAVPALVLLLGPAQGVVLANCAAGVISVVGLAGGWRRVRPAAMVPLCVAAACTVPAGSWLTRRLPEPVLLLVMGALVTVAVVLVMRGARIPALRGARGAVVAGAAGGFMNSAAGVGGPPVSLYAVNAGWTVREFVPNAQFYGVVVNAFSVAANGVPKLAAPQWVAVAAAMTVGASIGRALAGRLPERRARLLVLGLALAGGVTAVGKGLFGIFVPFHL